In Citrus sinensis cultivar Valencia sweet orange chromosome 4, DVS_A1.0, whole genome shotgun sequence, one DNA window encodes the following:
- the LOC102621987 gene encoding HVA22-like protein f, which produces MGVLAVIAKRLDALIGPGVMLLYPLYASLRAIESPSTLDDQQWLTYWIIYSFITLFELSCYKVLAWLPFWAYMKLLFCMWLVLPMFHGAAYIYEKHIRRYVKIGGYVSPSSNYTADQRKVLQMMSLDARKSVSQYVEKHGWEAVERAIKAAEKETKKR; this is translated from the exons ATGGGTGTTCTTGCAGTAATCGCTAAACGTTTGGATGCGCTGATcgg GCCAGGAGTTATGCTTCTTTATCCATT ATACGCATCATTGCGAGCAATTGAGTCGCCTTCAACTCTAGATGACCAGCAGTGGCTGACGTACTGGATTATATACTCTTTCATAACCTTATTTGAGCTATCATGTTACAAAGTCCTCGCTTG GCTTCCATTTTGGGCATACATGAAGCTACTATTTTGCATGTGGTTGGTGCTGCCAATGTTCCATGGGGCAgcttatatatatgaaaagcATATAAGGAGATATGTAAAGATTGGTGGGTATGTGAGCCCATCATCAAATTATACGGCAGATCAGAGGAAGGTTCTTCAGATGATGAGCCTTGATGCTAGAAAATCAGTCTCTCAATATGTTGAGAAACATGGATGGGAAGCTGTCGAGCGGGCTATCAAAGCG gctgaaaaagaaacaaagaagcGTTGA